Proteins from one Pyrococcus kukulkanii genomic window:
- a CDS encoding 30S ribosomal protein S6e — translation MATFKLVISDPKSGIAKQIEITGDAAEKLIGKKIGDQIPVKELGIDLNAVFGKEFPEDVKMEIRGGTDKDGFPMRPDVHGPRRVRILLSKGPGFRPREKGERRKKTVRGNTISPEIVQVNVKLVY, via the coding sequence ATGGCGACGTTCAAGTTGGTTATATCTGACCCAAAGAGCGGGATAGCAAAGCAGATTGAAATCACTGGAGATGCTGCAGAGAAGCTCATAGGAAAGAAGATAGGAGACCAAATACCAGTTAAAGAGCTTGGAATAGACCTAAACGCAGTATTTGGCAAGGAGTTTCCAGAAGATGTAAAAATGGAAATTAGGGGAGGAACTGACAAAGACGGCTTCCCAATGAGACCAGACGTACATGGGCCAAGGAGAGTTAGGATACTCCTTTCAAAGGGACCGGGATTTAGACCAAGGGAGAAGGGTGAGAGGAGGAAGAAGACGGTAAGAGGTAACACAATAAGCCCTGAAATAGTTCAGGTTAACGTTAAGTTAGTATATTAA